In the Octadecabacter sp. SW4 genome, one interval contains:
- a CDS encoding flagellar hook capping FlgD N-terminal domain-containing protein, producing the protein MELNHTASVTTLNNTAAAAKSEAVISSDFETFLKMLTVQMENQDPLNPADSSEYAVQLATFSQVEQSVLTNDLLAALSTQLTTTGMAQMASWVGNEALAPVAGYFDGSPITIAPNPALAADRVELVVTDADGNEVQRSEIPRSAEPLEWAGVGSDGTPFENGLYTFNVVSYAGDDVLIDERADVYSMVQEVRAEGGETLLILQGGAGVLASQVTALRDPSLL; encoded by the coding sequence ATGGAACTGAACCATACCGCGTCGGTGACGACGTTGAACAACACAGCGGCCGCGGCCAAATCCGAGGCGGTCATCAGCTCGGATTTCGAAACGTTCCTGAAAATGCTGACAGTGCAAATGGAAAATCAGGACCCGCTGAACCCCGCCGATTCCTCGGAATACGCGGTGCAACTGGCGACCTTCTCGCAGGTTGAACAATCGGTGCTGACAAATGACCTGTTGGCCGCCCTGAGTACGCAACTGACAACGACAGGCATGGCGCAGATGGCCAGCTGGGTCGGAAACGAGGCGTTGGCACCGGTGGCCGGATACTTTGATGGCAGCCCGATCACCATCGCGCCCAATCCCGCCCTCGCGGCTGATCGTGTCGAACTTGTCGTGACGGACGCGGATGGAAACGAAGTGCAGCGCAGCGAAATTCCCAGGTCGGCCGAGCCGTTAGAATGGGCTGGTGTCGGGTCAGATGGCACGCCGTTCGAAAACGGTCTTTATACGTTCAACGTGGTCAGCTACGCGGGCGACGATGTGTTGATCGACGAACGCGCCGATGTCTATTCCATGGTTCAGGAAGTTCGGGCCGAGGGCGGAGAAACACTCCTGATCCTGCAAGGTGGTGCCGGGGTGCTGGCATCACAAGTGACAGCATTGCGCGATCCGTCCCTGCTTTA